GGGGACCCTCGTGACGGGCGCGGGCGTGAGCGGCCCATGACCGAACCCGAGACCCTGACGTTCGGCGCCGGCCCAGACGTGCCGAACCACAACTGGCCGCTGATGCTCTACCGCGGTGTGCTCTCCGGCGGGGCCGGCGAGGCCATCCGCCAGCTGGAGTCGAACGGCTGGGGCGGGGCGTGGACGAACGGCGTCTACCCCTTCACGCACTACCACAGCAACGCGCACGAGGTGCTGGCCGTCGTCGCCGGCACGGCGCGGCTCCGGTTCGGTGGAGAGCAGGGAGAGGAGGTGCGCGTCGAGGCGGGCGACGTCGCTGTGCTCCCGGCCGGCACGGGCCACCAGCGCGTCGACGCCAGCGCCGACTTCTCGGTCGTCGGGGCGTATCCCACGGGGCAGCACGACTGGGACCTCCACCGGCCCGATCAGGAGGACGCGCCGGTCTCGCGCGACCGTGTCCGCGAGGTGCCACGGCCCGCCGCCGATCCGGTCTACGGGCCCGACGGCCCGCTCCTCGCCCTCTGGCCCGCCGCGTGATGGACGCCGCCGACGTTATCATCGTGGGCGCCGGGCTGACCGGCCTCGTCGCCGCCGCCGAGGCGGCCGAGGCGGGGCGTCGCGTGGTCGTGCTCGACCAGGAGGGCCCGCAGAACCTTGGCGGCCAGGCGTGGTGGTCGTTCGGCGGCCTTTTCTTGGTCGACTCGCCCGAGCAGCGGCGGATGCGGATCAAGGACTCCCGCGACCTCGCCTGGCAGGACTGGCTCGGCACGGCCGGTTTCGACCGCGACGACGACGCGTGGCCGCGCCGCTGGGCCGAGGCCTACGTCGACTGGGCGGCCGGCGAGAAGCGCGACTGGATCCGCCAGCAGGGCGTCACGCTGTTCCCGGTGGTCGGATGGGCGGAGCGGGGCGGGGGACTGGCGACCGGGCCTGGCAACTCGGTCCCGCGCTTCCACATCGTGTGGGGGACCGGGCCGGGCCTCGTCGAGCCGTTCGCCGAGCGGTGCCGCCGGGCCGGCGTCGCGTTCCGGTTCCGCCACCGCGTGACGGGCCTGAACCGGACCGGCGGTCGCGTCGACGGCGTGACGGGCGACGTGCTGGCGGAAAGCACCGCCGAGCGCGGGGCGCCGTCGAACCGCGACGTCGTCGGGGACTTCGAGCTGCGGGCGCCGGCCGTGGTTGTCGCCTCGGGCGGGATCGGGGCCAACCTCGACCTCGTCCGGCAGTTCTGGCCCGAGCGGCTGGGGGCGCCGCCGGAGCGGCTGCTGGTGGGCGTGCCCGACCACGTCGACGGGCGCATGCTGGGGGTGACGGAGGCGGCCGGCGCGCGGCTCATCCACCGCGGCCGGATGTGGCACTACGTCGAGGGCATCGCGAACCACGCGCCGGTGTGGACGCGCCACGGCATCCGGATCCTGCCCGGCCCGTCGTCGCTGTGGCTCGACGCGACGGGGCGCCGCCTCCCCCCGCCGTGCCTTCCCGGCTTCGACACGCTCGCGACGCTCGAAGAGATCCGCCGGCGCGGGCACGAGCACTCGTGGTTCGTCCTCACGCAGCGGATCATCGAGAAGGAGTTCGCGCTGTCGGGCTCGGAGCAGAACCCGGACCTGACCGGTCGGAGCGTCCGCGGCGTGCTCGGGCGCGTCCGCCCCGGCGCACCCGCGCCCGTCGAGCGGTTCAAGGAGCGCGGCGCGGACTTCGTGGTCGACCCCGACCTCGACCGCCTCATCGAGAAGATGAACGCCCTCACCGACACGCCCCAACTCGATCCAGGAATGGTCCGGCGCGAGGTCGAGGCACGGGACCGCGAGATCGCGAACCCGTTCACGAAGGACGCCCAGATCGCCGCGCTGCGGAACGCCCGGAGCTACCTCGGCGACAAGCTGATCCGCGTGGCTCGGCCTCACCGCCTGCTCGACCCCAAGGCCGGCCCGCTCATCGGCGTCAAGCTCAACCTCCTCACCCG
This sequence is a window from Rubrivirga marina. Protein-coding genes within it:
- a CDS encoding cupin domain-containing protein, which encodes MTEPETLTFGAGPDVPNHNWPLMLYRGVLSGGAGEAIRQLESNGWGGAWTNGVYPFTHYHSNAHEVLAVVAGTARLRFGGEQGEEVRVEAGDVAVLPAGTGHQRVDASADFSVVGAYPTGQHDWDLHRPDQEDAPVSRDRVREVPRPAADPVYGPDGPLLALWPAA
- a CDS encoding FAD-binding dehydrogenase, yielding MDAADVIIVGAGLTGLVAAAEAAEAGRRVVVLDQEGPQNLGGQAWWSFGGLFLVDSPEQRRMRIKDSRDLAWQDWLGTAGFDRDDDAWPRRWAEAYVDWAAGEKRDWIRQQGVTLFPVVGWAERGGGLATGPGNSVPRFHIVWGTGPGLVEPFAERCRRAGVAFRFRHRVTGLNRTGGRVDGVTGDVLAESTAERGAPSNRDVVGDFELRAPAVVVASGGIGANLDLVRQFWPERLGAPPERLLVGVPDHVDGRMLGVTEAAGARLIHRGRMWHYVEGIANHAPVWTRHGIRILPGPSSLWLDATGRRLPPPCLPGFDTLATLEEIRRRGHEHSWFVLTQRIIEKEFALSGSEQNPDLTGRSVRGVLGRVRPGAPAPVERFKERGADFVVDPDLDRLIEKMNALTDTPQLDPGMVRREVEARDREIANPFTKDAQIAALRNARSYLGDKLIRVARPHRLLDPKAGPLIGVKLNLLTRKTLGGIETDLESRALGADGQPVPGLWAAGEAAGFGGGGVHGYRSLEGTFLGGCLFSGRAAGRSVAHHTA